AACcaacagaactgaaatttaCTTAAACatagtcacttttttttcttgaattactACAGATTCAACATTTCAGTCTTTAAAGCTATTCACTCCTATTACAAAGTAACTGGAAACATAACGAAATAATCAGAGAACAGCCAAGACAGCTAAGTAGCTAACAACACTGTTTTAGTCTGCATGTATTAACAACACTGATTTAGCATATTTTTATCAcagctttcttgttttgtttaatgGCAAAACAATAGAAAGTCTAGTAGTTTCACAGGAGGTTCATAAGGGAATAACGCCACAGTTAAAGTACATACTTCAGTAAGGTTTCACCACTCTGCATCTCCAATAGCTTTTGCAAAAACATGGTCTCTACCCTCAAAGGACATCACTCCATCTTTTAAATAGAACTTCCATTTGTTCTTACTTCGATGtatctgatgaaaaaaaaaaaaaaaaaaatcaattcccCCCCCAATATAATACATATTAGacagccattaaaaaaagtcttttttaaGAGCAACTTGTTtacaagcctttttttttattttaaaaccccaGTAGCCCAAAACATGTGAAACACTGCCACTGAGCACACCACAAATATTCAGAGGCAGTAGACTTCAGTTGTTTATAATGAACTCCCTGCTCTCTCAAGGGAACAACCTCCTGAACTTTAGCACATGCACccctctcaaaaaaaacccaaacaaaacaaaaacaaaaacataaaaaacaagTAGCTGTGTGTCATCTCAACACCAGCAGGAAAACAAGACTATAACAGAGCAATTTCACAAGTGTACCAGTCCCAAAACATACTGCACCCTGCAAACTGGTATGGCTTAACTGAAACGCAGTGTTTCTTCTCCTGCGCACAGTGCAAAGCAACATTGTGTGCAGAGACATTAGGATAAGGCTAAGAGCAGGAaaactttgctttaaaatgcaaataacacCATATAAAACAGTAAGAGAATGTGcatattctgtttctttttaaaggccTACAAAACTATCTATACCACAGAAAGTTTCTGTTTAATACTAAAAGAAGGAATTTTAAGTATCCCTAGAAAATTCCTTTGATTTTAAGCCTCAGTCTATTTTCAagtccagaaagaaaaaggagggaaaaaaaagaaacaagacagtAATTTTGCTGACAGCATTCTTTTATAGATAACAAAGTAATTTAATAGGTAACTCTTTCCATCTACTTTCTACAAGGCCTATGTGTTTTACTAAATCTGTATAGGAAAGGGGAAGTCACCAACATCTTCCTCCAACTTCTGTAACTGTTTATTTCTAGCAACATCCGATTTTAAATTTCCTTGAAGACATCCTGAACTTTCTATtagttttttaaatttccaaCCAATTTTTCTGCTTATTACAGACAAAACTTGCTGTAGATAACAATATCCACTACCCATAGCATCTGTAACAAACTGAGTTACAAAGCTTCAAAACTTTGTGTACATTTTCAATACAATACAGACACTATGGCTTAATTTCAGATGCATTTTCTACACACACCCCTATAActacattttccaaaataactACTTTCAGAAAAACCCATCTGTTAGGCTTTAGTAAAGACAATTTTCTTAGCACTTCACTGTTTCCTAAAACACAGACACCATTAAAGGCAGGCCTAGTTgaacatgcattaaaaaaaaaaaaatcatcactaGTCACttttgaaagaaggaaagccAAGGCACATTCTTAGGCAAACTATAGAGATATTTTTCTagatttgtttcaaaatgaaatatgcagTTTGTTTTGTCAACTTTTAAACTACTGGCATATACCCATCCAAAACTATACCAGGGCTAGAAGTACTTTGATCTTCAAGAGTTCAAAACAAGGTtgaattttaaacattaaaatggAGGAGAACAAAACGCCCCTTAacaacttttgtttttcagacagGACAGAATTCTGACAAGAAAACCTCTCAGTAAGCACCTCAAAAGACAAAAAGTGAAGAATAAAGTACACACACTCCTCTTTCTGTTACCCATTTCAAAAGTCTTAATTCATGGCTGAAaacacatacatgcatacatacatacatacatggaGCTGTTGAAATTActtaaaagtaattattaaaaagTTGAAAGTTAAGCTTATGCAGCTTTCCAGATCTTAATTTGCCAAGATTTGGACCCCTTTTCTTTACCTTTAATAGGTCATTAAAAAACCGTTGATTATcctcatttcagaaagcagcaggtaaGTCTTCAGACTATTGTCAGCTGAAGATGTAATTTAAACACAATTATTACAGCattagattttctttaaaaggcaCTGGTAGTAAACCAGACATGGATTTGCTGAAGATATTACTTAGAATGATtaagaaacaaagataaaactATATACTGTACCTTGTCATACTGACAAACTATCACATTGTCAGTGTCAAACAAGTCTGGAATGTCCTGTTCACTGACATCATCACCAGAATTTAAAGGGTCCTAgagattaaaattttattttatacattcTTTCAGAATAGCATTGAATATACTTGACATTAAACATAACAAGAACAATAAAAGGTTAGCATTGCAAAAATCACGACCCAGAGGCTATTAAGACCATGTTGCAAAAAGCTCATTTATAAGCAGCTTTACATGCATACATTCTCAGTGACAACACCACCCTGAGCAAAAACACGGGTCAAAAAGCAAGCCTGCTAACTGGCAAAGCTGACCCATGTAAATAGAACACTAATCAACTGGTATTTATTTGAAGCCCAGATGCCACAAGTTGATTCTCTTGTGAATTTCTAGGATACAAAATTGCATCTttaagaaaagccttttcctaGCAAACATGTACTTGTATCACATTGTTCCCTTCTCTGTCTAATCCCGTGTCCTTCAGAAGGCGAAGAAACATAGATTTGTATCCCAATCTTACTTAAATAAAAAGCGGTACTTTATTCCACTGAGGCCAAGGTTCTACCCTATAACTTTAATTAAGTCTTTTAATTAATCCAATAAAAATGACTTCTCAACATCTCTTTCATTTGTCCATGCTTCTCAAAATGAGCTCTCAAGTGACTTCTGAGCAGTACCCACATGTCTCAAGAGGTACGCAACTGAACTATACATTCTCTGCATTAAACTTAACCAGGAATTGTTCTGGATGCAACAATTCCAACAGTAAAGACAGATATACTATTGTAATGTGCTTCAAAAAGCTTAAAAGTAAATTACCTCCTCAACGATATCTGTTTGGGCCTCTTCATTATCACCACCACTGCTGCTAGACTCTGTGTTTGAAACACTGTCATACTCctcatcatcatcttcctcaTCATCCAGAGCTTTTAGATCCTCTGATTCAATAATGCCAATGAATTCATTCTCTTCCCTATCTTTTGTATATGGTATTTCTTCCTTGGGAGAAACATCACCAGTACCATCTAGCTGAATTATGCCTCCAATGTCACTGCAGATATCCTTCTCTGATCGTAAATTAGATTCCATCTGCTCAGTAGGTTCCATCTGACAGGAATAAAAGAGACCAGAGACAGCTTGTGAATTAACGCCATACAGCTTTCACTGTTCAGTACAAAGcctgatatttttgtttaataaaacaaCACGATTGGGGCACTAAAATGAGAATTTCAAGTCCTGGCCTACTTGGAAACTCCGAGTACATTTGCAAACGTTGTCCTTATACCTAATCTTAAATGGATTCTATGCCACATATTCCTCAACAATATAACAAGACATTTTCTTAGACCTTTCTTTAAACACTATCGTAATCAAACAACTTTTTTAAGACAACAATGACCAACCAGGCCTTTAGAATTCCTATTGCAAATACAGctccaaaaacaaaacaaggggaaaaaaattaaaaaaaggaaactagCTACTCACCCATCCCCAAAAAtagcctttttcctttttgaaataaaaatcaagatgaTCTCATTCTCTCCCTCAACTCAAAGTGCTTTGTTTAAATAAGATATAAAAAGCTGAGACAGTAAATATTTCAGTACCTCAAGTTACTGTTCATAAAAGTGCTAGAATTCCTAAACAGAGCATTCACAGGAGCATAAAAGTCCTTTAAGCTTTCAGCCATCTTTAGTTTCTCATTAAATCTTTACTGTAGCATCTAATTCACATCCACATACACTTTCTAGTTCAAGAAAATAACACTTTGTTTTGACCTTCTATTCTTACTACAGTTATCATCACCCTGCCATCAAAGTTCAGACAAGCACCATAACATGCTTTCTATTTACAGTCATTTGTCATTACTGTCattaaatttgcatttaataaaTTTGCCTCAATCACATATAAGCACTACAACTCAAAGTCAGCAAACCAGCCTGAACTTAAAACATCTGTAAATAATTTCTAGAACAAAAAGTAGATGAGGTCAGGAAAGTGGCCTGTTAATTAAAATCATTCAAGTTTTCCACACAGCTCTAGCTAAATTCTAGTTTGTTCAGGACTTTTTCCCAAGGAAATGCATTTCCTTCCAGCAGATTTTCACTTATCAAATGCCACTCTTCATACTCAACATGCATTCTCAATGAAAGTTAAATGCTCTTCACACATTTAACATTACAAATTTAAACTAATCCCAGCTGACACTGCAAGAGAAATTTGCCCACAACTGGCCAGTATCCAAACGCAGATTCAGTGTCAGAATGACACAAAGTTCTCAAAGGGTCATTTCCATCTGatcagtcacaaaaaaaaacTATCCCTCAAAATAGTTAATAAGTCTAAGAACATATTATATCTACCCATTATACTTGCAGCATTTTTTAGATTGACATCCTCCTCAATGCCAGTATTTCAGCAATACTTGTGACAAATTCTTCATGTAAAAATAAGTAATCAGCTACTGCTATTCAAAAGAAGCTCAAGAATGAACTTCAAAATGGTGttagtttttattattataatttagAGGTGCTACTTACAGGTGTGTTTGATCACATCTCCTACGATACTTCTACCAACCATCTCCAACGTATTTTCACCAGCTGAGAAATAAAAGGCCTTACCTTGTCAGAGGAAGCAATGACGTCATGGTCTTTCAGAACAGCACTATCGTCCAAACTTTTGCCTGTGATAATCAGGTCAATGATATCATCAGACACCGGCTGTTGCACCAGCTCCTGAGACTCAATGTCTAACTGCCCCTCCACATCCAGCAGAACACTGCTTGAGGTGTTTGCCAAGgattcagtgggaaaaaaaccttcagatgATTCTGGCATAAACACAGCTGTGTGAAGACTGCCATACTGGGATTTTTCTGTTGAGTCTGCACTTTGATTCAGCACTGCATTAGTTACAAGTTGCTGCTGATTCACAGAAGGCTGCTGGACCAATGTAGTGCTGGCAGAGTTCTCCAGGTGGTTTTTCTCCATGGCATTTGGTTGAAATACCATGGTCTGTTGGATAGCAGTCTCCTGGGGTTGCAAAGTCTCAGCATCTGCCTGGGCAGAGGATGCATTCACCTGAGCAACACTGGCAATGTTGGCTTGCAGAACTGAAGGTTGCCCAGGGGGCTGCAACACCTGCTGAACAGGATGGTGTAGAACACTTgcatctcctgcagcctgtgtAACCACAACAGGCAGATTTACCTTATACAATTGCCCTGCAAAGACAAGagttaaattctgcttcagcagGTTAAACTACAGGTTCATCCAGGCCACTGTCCTGTTACCACCAATAACCAACAGCAAACACCCAGGTAAACTATGAGAAACAAGATGTTCACAAAGAAATACTTCACCCAAGCACAACTTCAGCCTTTGAAACTTAAGTGTTCAGAGGCTTTTTGAGTCAGAGCTCTCATCCAGACCATCATGTCTAATAtccctttctggttttgtcccCCAAGTACCCTGTAGCAGTTAGTTCAGTAAATTACATactggatttaaaaaacaaaatcctgttTTGAATTTACTTCCATGTAATTTCAGAAACTAAGGAATACAAGATGAAACAGTAAACTATTCCACGTCTACAGGGACAGTTCACTCTTAAGGACCTTTAGGTATCCCCTCCTTCTAAAAAGAGCTGCCTagtttagttaaaaaaaaaaattaaaaattcctaGTTTATTTAGCCTTTCTTTGTACAAAAACCATTCCAAATACTGAATCCTTAAAGTTATTATTAGTGCTAGAGTTAAGCTGCTAAAGCCAAGTTGCcaatttcatttaattattcttttccccAAGCACATTCTTACACACCCACAGTCACTGACACAAGCCTATATGTCTCAAAACCTTAGGAATTATATCTGAAATAGATATCTAGTGACACTAGTTCTCAAAGAACAGCTGTTTGAGGAGTCAGTCTGTGACTGAAATAAACCTTCCAGTTACCACATCCTAAGCAGTACAAGCACATTTTTGTACAGGCAGTTTTATCAGCAAAAGAGTGTGAGCAAAAAGGTTAATGGAtggttgtattttatttgaattaaaaaaaaaaaaaaaaaaaatcaacttgaTTCTGAAGTACCAGACTGTCTTTACCTTTTCAAAACATGAAGATTGTCCTTTATATAAGAGGAGGAAATCCTTTGTCAGTCCAGACACAGGTAACACATTTGTAAGCagttgtaaaacaaaaaaatggcaTCACCTGGCAGCCC
The nucleotide sequence above comes from Falco biarmicus isolate bFalBia1 chromosome 12, bFalBia1.pri, whole genome shotgun sequence. Encoded proteins:
- the GTF2A1L gene encoding TFIIA-alpha and beta-like factor, which translates into the protein MAHGSPVHKLYKSVIEDVIEGVRELFAEEGLEEQVLKDLKQLWEIKVMQSKATEGFFRHSHRSAQFALQLPHSFHHVLQASAASLVIPAGRGFQQFTAADLSASQVGATLTLPSGIAYPIHVPAGVTLQTASGQLYKVNLPVVVTQAAGDASVLHHPVQQVLQPPGQPSVLQANIASVAQVNASSAQADAETLQPQETAIQQTMVFQPNAMEKNHLENSASTTLVQQPSVNQQQLVTNAVLNQSADSTEKSQYGSLHTAVFMPESSEGFFPTESLANTSSSVLLDVEGQLDIESQELVQQPVSDDIIDLIITGKSLDDSAVLKDHDVIASSDKMEPTEQMESNLRSEKDICSDIGGIIQLDGTGDVSPKEEIPYTKDREENEFIGIIESEDLKALDDEEDDDEEYDSVSNTESSSSGGDNEEAQTDIVEEDPLNSGDDVSEQDIPDLFDTDNVIVCQYDKIHRSKNKWKFYLKDGVMSFEGRDHVFAKAIGDAEW